One Roseimaritima multifibrata DNA window includes the following coding sequences:
- a CDS encoding sugar transferase: protein MSLLLDQISSRWRGASSCHRSLLTRRQLERELTRERMRTARHQSPFCLLTIELLKPTCSKKNLRSAAKLLFRSVRKTDLKGELAPRTLGVLLVDTSEMGGRIAIDRLRTLFLNAGLNIKVGLQVFDPSGFQRYDQPSTPQKPPANHLPGSSDSLNDKDKNGDNHDHQPPEPVTAFTTSTNRATKRAFDIAGASCGLLLAAPLIAGMALSIRLTSKGPAFFRQLREGQNGKPFTIYKMRTMVVNAESQQPFLESQNDRNGPAFKMANDPRVTPLGDILRRLCLDELPQLWNVLRGDMSLVGPRPLPLSESRACTPWQRRRLDIRPGLTGVWQVNKRQAKNFDEWMRLDLGYVDNRSMIKDVTLLAKTVTVPLSGRGSE from the coding sequence ATGAGTCTCTTACTGGATCAAATTAGCAGTCGCTGGCGGGGAGCTTCCTCCTGCCATCGGTCGCTGCTAACTCGCCGGCAACTAGAAAGAGAACTCACGCGTGAACGGATGCGAACCGCACGTCACCAATCCCCTTTCTGCTTGTTGACAATCGAACTCCTGAAACCGACCTGCTCGAAGAAAAATCTACGATCAGCCGCAAAACTATTGTTTCGCTCGGTTCGCAAAACCGACCTCAAAGGTGAACTGGCTCCACGTACGCTGGGCGTGCTGTTAGTCGACACCTCCGAAATGGGCGGGCGCATCGCGATCGACCGCCTGCGGACGCTGTTCTTAAATGCAGGACTAAATATCAAAGTGGGTCTGCAAGTCTTTGACCCTTCCGGTTTCCAGCGCTACGACCAACCATCCACTCCCCAAAAACCTCCTGCAAACCATCTACCGGGCTCTTCGGATTCCTTGAACGACAAGGATAAAAACGGAGACAACCACGATCACCAGCCACCTGAACCGGTCACCGCCTTCACAACCTCCACCAACCGCGCGACGAAGAGAGCCTTCGACATTGCCGGAGCAAGCTGTGGGTTGCTGCTTGCCGCGCCTCTGATTGCGGGGATGGCCCTTTCGATACGATTAACCAGCAAGGGTCCAGCCTTCTTTCGACAATTACGAGAAGGACAAAACGGCAAACCGTTCACGATCTATAAAATGCGTACGATGGTCGTTAACGCGGAATCCCAACAGCCTTTTTTAGAATCTCAAAACGACCGTAACGGCCCGGCCTTCAAGATGGCCAATGACCCGCGGGTCACACCGCTGGGCGACATCCTGCGCCGCTTGTGCTTGGATGAACTTCCTCAATTGTGGAATGTTCTCCGCGGCGACATGTCGCTGGTGGGGCCGCGGCCACTACCATTATCCGAAAGCCGTGCATGCACTCCCTGGCAGCGGCGACGACTTGATATTCGCCCGGGGCTGACCGGTGTCTGGCAGGTTAATAAACGTCAGGCCAAGAACTTTGATGAATGGATGCGTTTGGATTTAGGCTACGTCGACAATCGCTCCATGATCAAGGATGTAACCTTGTTGGCCAAAACGGTAACCGTACCGTTATCCGGCCGAGGCAGCGAATAG
- a CDS encoding lipopolysaccharide biosynthesis protein, which yields MSGTSDLSSTSSVAPIRWQQRVAGWASVGGTFSATFATFGCFAVQGIVLARMLGPEGRGAFAATIAYPQMLLYLGLLGAADLYAREAARQPDEDAALRRSALLFGSLTGIGTMAVCIVLTVCSMPTEKRDLIPLAILLAMTLPLQHIRLAVQAIDHGAGRFNRYNVSRIIGAATPPLALGIAWLLGAHSVTTAVLVYALAMLLTAGLVQWGMTQPWRGPVTPSPRKAARLGKGYAASQVATEVLDRADLGLVLWLGTLVEQGFYASAVPIAGTLAIFPMVVATYVFQRGAAGTKILSRGKIAATLGGLTAVQICSGLILAGLLPFLVPLLLGERFTAAIPFALWLIPAAAIRGIAIAGDGYLRGRSIARPGIFARIIALLLLIVVTASLYSSQGIFAIPIGLAVAQVAAAGIIFGAMIQNSATEPATAWGASDA from the coding sequence TTGTCCGGTACGTCGGACCTGTCTTCAACCTCTTCGGTTGCCCCGATCCGGTGGCAACAGCGGGTTGCCGGTTGGGCATCGGTAGGCGGAACCTTTTCAGCAACGTTTGCTACCTTTGGCTGTTTTGCAGTGCAAGGAATTGTCCTTGCCAGAATGTTGGGGCCGGAAGGTCGCGGGGCATTCGCCGCCACCATCGCCTATCCACAGATGCTTCTGTACCTAGGGTTACTGGGCGCAGCCGATCTGTACGCTCGTGAAGCGGCTCGCCAACCGGACGAGGATGCAGCGCTGCGAAGGTCCGCCCTTCTGTTTGGTTCACTAACGGGAATCGGCACGATGGCTGTCTGCATCGTTTTGACGGTATGCAGCATGCCGACCGAAAAACGGGATCTGATTCCGTTGGCGATCCTGCTTGCCATGACGCTGCCGCTGCAACACATTCGTCTTGCAGTGCAAGCCATCGATCACGGGGCAGGGCGGTTCAACCGCTACAACGTCTCTCGAATCATCGGCGCAGCAACTCCACCACTGGCACTGGGAATCGCTTGGCTACTAGGAGCTCATTCGGTGACCACCGCCGTTCTTGTCTACGCGTTGGCGATGCTGCTTACCGCTGGCTTGGTTCAGTGGGGGATGACCCAGCCTTGGCGAGGGCCTGTCACCCCCAGCCCACGCAAAGCGGCACGGCTGGGCAAAGGGTACGCAGCCTCACAAGTCGCCACCGAAGTCCTTGACCGAGCCGACCTAGGGCTGGTGCTTTGGCTGGGAACGCTGGTCGAACAAGGCTTTTACGCATCGGCCGTCCCGATCGCAGGAACGTTAGCCATTTTCCCCATGGTCGTGGCAACCTACGTTTTCCAGCGTGGTGCAGCGGGCACCAAAATCCTCAGTCGGGGAAAAATTGCCGCGACCCTTGGCGGGCTGACGGCTGTCCAAATCTGCAGCGGTTTGATTTTGGCGGGCCTATTGCCATTCCTAGTGCCACTACTGCTTGGGGAAAGATTTACTGCAGCGATCCCTTTCGCATTATGGCTGATTCCAGCAGCGGCGATTCGCGGAATCGCGATTGCTGGCGACGGGTATCTCCGCGGACGCAGCATCGCGCGTCCTGGGATTTTCGCTCGCATCATTGCACTATTGCTACTGATCGTGGTGACCGCATCCCTTTATTCAAGCCAAGGTATTTTTGCGATCCCGATCGGTTTGGCCGTCGCTCAAGTCGCCGCTGCAGGGATTATTTTTGGGGCGATGATTCAAAACTCGGCGACCGAGCCAGCCACTGCCTGGGGGGCGTCCGATGCCTAG
- a CDS encoding glycosyltransferase family 4 protein: MPSSPDSATAPFAQPLPLRVVLLTHYIPLYQVRVFQEIARQVRDFQILLSTPLEPNRDFEPDWGGLDVQVQKNLTFRRRWKDRNRGFQDQLYVHFPYDTLGQLKRLQPDVILSLELGARSIAAATYRSLHKNSRLVLCTYMSEHTEQHRGSMRRAIRRPLLKRADAVTYNGPSCHDYLTDQGVPESKLHPLPYAADDRTVYTGPVERDENQVRSEFISVGQLSERKGVLPLVQQLVRYAAAHPQRPLTLNLAGEGPLRETLAAVSRPANFQLNLLGNLAPKKLGKLFATQGAAILPTLADEWLLVVNEALQAGLPLIASRYAQATTSLVRQDVNGWQYDPLQQDSLFTALDTYFETPAAKMASMRIEARQSVAERTPAWAAQGAVAAIAAVSASLPSQNILKATE, translated from the coding sequence ATGCCTAGTTCCCCCGATTCCGCGACGGCACCTTTCGCACAACCGCTTCCCCTGCGAGTCGTCCTGCTGACCCATTACATCCCGCTTTATCAAGTGCGAGTCTTCCAAGAGATCGCTCGTCAAGTCCGTGATTTCCAGATCCTGCTTTCCACCCCATTGGAACCGAACCGCGACTTCGAACCGGACTGGGGAGGACTGGACGTCCAGGTGCAAAAGAACCTGACGTTCCGACGTCGCTGGAAAGACCGCAACCGTGGTTTCCAAGATCAGCTGTACGTTCATTTCCCCTACGACACGCTCGGCCAACTGAAACGACTGCAGCCGGACGTCATCCTGTCGCTAGAGCTGGGCGCGCGTTCGATTGCGGCGGCAACCTATCGAAGCCTTCACAAAAATTCGCGGCTTGTGCTGTGCACCTATATGAGCGAGCACACCGAACAACATCGCGGATCGATGCGACGTGCGATCCGCCGTCCCCTGCTTAAGCGGGCCGATGCGGTGACCTACAACGGTCCCAGCTGCCATGACTACCTGACCGACCAAGGGGTGCCCGAATCCAAGCTTCACCCGCTCCCTTACGCCGCGGATGATCGCACGGTTTACACAGGCCCGGTCGAACGAGACGAAAATCAGGTAAGGTCTGAATTCATATCCGTCGGACAGTTAAGCGAACGCAAAGGGGTCCTACCTCTGGTGCAGCAACTGGTTCGATACGCCGCCGCCCATCCTCAGCGTCCCCTCACATTGAATCTTGCCGGGGAAGGGCCACTGAGAGAAACACTCGCAGCGGTTTCCAGACCAGCCAATTTCCAACTGAATCTATTAGGCAATCTCGCCCCCAAAAAACTGGGGAAACTGTTTGCAACCCAAGGTGCCGCAATCCTTCCGACGCTTGCCGATGAGTGGTTGCTAGTCGTCAATGAAGCGTTGCAAGCGGGTTTACCGCTGATTGCTAGTCGATACGCCCAAGCAACGACCAGTCTTGTGCGGCAGGACGTGAACGGCTGGCAATACGATCCACTGCAACAGGACAGTCTATTTACCGCACTAGACACCTACTTTGAAACCCCGGCAGCCAAGATGGCTTCGATGCGAATCGAAGCTCGTCAAAGCGTTGCCGAACGGACTCCGGCCTGGGCAGCCCAAGGCGCCGTCGCAGCCATCGCAGCGGTGTCCGCGTCCCTCCCATCGCAGAACATCTTGAAGGCAACTGAATGA
- a CDS encoding polysaccharide deacetylase family protein has protein sequence MSRLIASLSLDLDNQWAYLRAAGRDHWETSDSYFPQVIPRIVQTLQELNLPLTTFLVGRDLVHPDRCESISQLTELSEWEFANHSFNHEPWLHTLAESEIAAEIDETSEAIKQNWGTAPVGFRGPGFSCPPAVLGILAERGFRYDASVFPTSMAPVARAYYMMKTGLRGADRDRASQLYGGWKAMRQPNRPFQRTINATNLWEIPVTVMPGSRTPIHFSYLTYLASFSKLAAKQYFRTTLRLCQMSGTSPSLLLHPPDFMGAEDAGEMSFFPAMKMRRESKLGILRWALGKLANQFDVRTLRSQVDSLDGGHKE, from the coding sequence ATGAGTCGTTTAATCGCCAGTTTATCTCTCGACCTGGACAACCAGTGGGCCTACCTGCGGGCCGCTGGCAGGGACCACTGGGAGACATCCGACAGTTACTTCCCTCAAGTGATTCCGCGGATCGTGCAGACGTTGCAAGAATTAAATTTGCCCTTAACCACCTTTCTGGTAGGGCGTGACTTGGTTCACCCCGATCGTTGCGAATCGATTTCCCAGCTAACCGAACTGTCGGAGTGGGAATTTGCCAATCACTCATTCAATCATGAACCGTGGCTGCACACGTTGGCGGAATCCGAAATCGCCGCCGAAATCGACGAGACAAGTGAAGCGATCAAGCAGAACTGGGGAACGGCTCCGGTTGGTTTTCGCGGCCCTGGATTCAGCTGCCCGCCGGCAGTACTGGGGATCTTAGCCGAGCGCGGATTCCGCTACGACGCATCGGTTTTCCCAACATCGATGGCTCCGGTTGCTCGAGCCTATTACATGATGAAAACGGGGCTTCGCGGAGCCGACCGCGACCGTGCGTCACAGCTGTACGGCGGCTGGAAAGCGATGCGGCAACCGAACCGGCCCTTCCAACGAACCATCAACGCGACAAATTTGTGGGAGATCCCGGTGACCGTCATGCCGGGATCCCGAACTCCGATTCATTTCAGTTACCTAACCTACCTAGCCAGTTTTTCAAAGCTTGCTGCGAAACAGTACTTTCGGACGACCTTGCGTTTATGCCAAATGAGTGGCACCTCTCCATCGCTTCTACTCCATCCACCCGATTTCATGGGCGCTGAAGATGCGGGTGAGATGTCCTTCTTTCCCGCGATGAAAATGCGCCGCGAATCAAAGCTGGGAATCTTGCGATGGGCGTTAGGGAAACTGGCTAATCAATTTGATGTCCGCACCCTTCGGTCTCAAGTCGATTCACTGGACGGGGGCCACAAAGAATGA
- a CDS encoding WecB/TagA/CpsF family glycosyltransferase, producing the protein MIDLGKQNILGIGVNGIDYEGAVTRILSAAKQKQPLSVTALAVHGVMTGVLDAEHHYRLNQFDIVCPDGQPVRWALNRLAGCQLPDRVYGPELTLRICQAAADQGVSIFLFGTTDAMLATLQSKLKEQFPNLKIAGAKASAFRQLQPAERDALVEQIRSSGAEICFVGLGCPRQEVFAYEMRDRLGMPLIAVGAAFAFHAGDLEQAPPWMQRHGLEWFYRLTREPKRLWRRYLYLNPLYLTLFGLQKTGLYRRQIEQGRLPANEQLFG; encoded by the coding sequence ATGATTGATTTAGGAAAACAGAACATCCTTGGGATTGGCGTTAACGGCATCGACTACGAAGGGGCGGTGACTCGCATCCTTTCCGCCGCCAAACAGAAACAGCCACTTTCGGTAACCGCGCTCGCCGTTCACGGAGTGATGACAGGCGTCCTGGACGCGGAGCATCACTACCGGTTGAATCAATTCGATATTGTTTGCCCTGACGGGCAACCGGTTCGCTGGGCCCTAAACCGACTGGCTGGCTGTCAACTTCCCGACCGCGTCTACGGCCCTGAACTGACACTGCGGATATGCCAGGCCGCTGCCGACCAAGGGGTTTCCATCTTTCTGTTCGGGACCACCGACGCAATGTTGGCAACCTTGCAAAGCAAACTGAAAGAGCAGTTCCCAAACCTGAAAATTGCGGGTGCAAAGGCTTCAGCCTTCCGGCAACTACAGCCCGCCGAACGCGATGCGTTAGTGGAACAGATCCGATCAAGCGGCGCTGAAATCTGCTTTGTGGGACTCGGCTGCCCACGGCAAGAAGTCTTCGCGTACGAGATGCGAGACCGCCTGGGGATGCCACTGATCGCTGTTGGAGCGGCATTCGCTTTCCACGCTGGCGACCTAGAACAAGCCCCCCCCTGGATGCAACGCCATGGGCTTGAATGGTTTTACCGCCTAACGCGTGAACCGAAACGACTTTGGCGGCGGTACCTGTATCTGAATCCGTTATATTTAACCTTGTTCGGATTACAAAAAACAGGACTGTATCGAAGACAAATAGAGCAGGGCAGACTCCCTGCGAACGAACAGTTATTCGGTTAG
- a CDS encoding alpha/beta hydrolase, producing MTATGRPHLAHAKASATIVRSLATALIALLFVQGLPVSNAVAAVQVVRDLTFSKADTTDLKCDLYLPDSTGTAEEPAPTPVVVVIHGGAWRSGSKWLIGSYGRTLANNGIAAVVINYRLAPQYPFPAQVDDSRDALVWIAKHAKEYHFDTKRIGVMGYSAGGHLACMLGTLANEDQKTRLATSNWDAKDPRWQELPSIAAVVAGGAPCDFRNLPEDNTLLAYFLGGSRREFPAAYEAASPAVHASKGDPPTLFIHGSTDLIVPIASAQSLHQAFQKVGVPSEFLTIEGSGHIQTFMDAQTSKAATDFFKKHLL from the coding sequence ATGACTGCCACAGGACGGCCACACCTGGCCCACGCAAAAGCCTCCGCCACGATCGTTCGCTCACTTGCGACCGCACTGATCGCCCTTCTTTTCGTTCAGGGCCTTCCCGTCTCCAATGCGGTTGCCGCTGTCCAAGTCGTTCGAGACCTAACCTTTTCCAAGGCGGACACGACCGACCTGAAATGCGATCTCTACCTGCCCGACAGCACAGGCACAGCGGAGGAACCAGCGCCTACACCGGTGGTCGTTGTGATTCATGGTGGTGCATGGCGATCGGGAAGCAAATGGTTGATCGGCAGCTACGGACGAACGCTGGCGAACAACGGAATCGCCGCGGTCGTGATCAATTACCGGCTTGCTCCTCAGTACCCGTTTCCAGCTCAGGTCGACGATTCTCGCGACGCCTTGGTTTGGATTGCGAAGCACGCCAAGGAGTATCACTTTGACACCAAACGGATCGGAGTCATGGGATATTCTGCGGGCGGCCACTTAGCATGCATGTTAGGAACGCTGGCAAATGAAGACCAGAAAACACGCTTAGCGACTTCGAATTGGGATGCTAAAGATCCACGCTGGCAGGAATTGCCGAGCATTGCGGCGGTTGTCGCAGGTGGAGCCCCTTGCGATTTTCGAAACCTACCCGAGGACAACACCCTGCTGGCCTACTTCCTTGGCGGTTCGCGTCGCGAATTCCCTGCCGCCTATGAAGCCGCCTCGCCGGCGGTCCATGCTTCTAAGGGAGATCCCCCCACGCTTTTTATCCACGGCAGCACCGACTTGATTGTGCCGATTGCCTCCGCACAAAGCTTACATCAAGCCTTCCAAAAAGTTGGCGTCCCCAGCGAATTCCTAACGATTGAGGGGAGCGGGCATATCCAAACGTTTATGGATGCACAGACATCTAAAGCGGCGACCGATTTCTTCAAGAAACATCTGCTGTAG
- the truB gene encoding tRNA pseudouridine(55) synthase TruB — MFGILNCDKPLGITSRSVVNAVHRQVRPCKAGHAGTLDPLATGVLLVPVGQAVRLTSYLQELPKEYCGVFRFGVQTASGDLELTPEPMENAPIPTLEQVEVARDQFLGDIEQVPPAHSAIKIDGQRAYRLARQGQDVKMKPRKVRIDTIEILRYEYPDLHLRIVCGSGTYIRSLGVDLAAACGTVAVMTSLRRTAIGDFRVEQAHTLDEIREGDVEGMLQSPLLGLPTMPHVCLRDDELLRIEQGQILSLDPSPLFSEADEEIAAIDENQRLRALLCQKGGGWRAKRGFPLDAEISCDG; from the coding sequence ATGTTTGGTATTTTGAATTGTGATAAACCGTTAGGCATTACATCACGTTCGGTGGTCAATGCGGTCCACCGTCAGGTGCGGCCCTGCAAGGCTGGGCATGCGGGGACGTTAGATCCTCTGGCGACCGGTGTGCTGTTGGTCCCCGTCGGCCAAGCGGTTCGGTTGACGTCTTACCTGCAAGAACTGCCCAAGGAATACTGCGGAGTCTTTCGGTTTGGCGTTCAGACCGCATCGGGCGATTTAGAATTGACGCCTGAGCCGATGGAAAATGCGCCGATCCCCACGCTTGAACAGGTCGAAGTGGCGAGGGACCAATTTCTCGGCGATATCGAACAGGTTCCGCCGGCCCATTCGGCGATCAAAATCGATGGGCAGAGGGCTTATCGCTTGGCTCGCCAGGGCCAGGATGTCAAAATGAAGCCGCGCAAAGTGCGGATCGATACGATCGAAATTCTTCGCTATGAATATCCGGATTTGCACCTTCGAATCGTTTGTGGATCCGGAACGTATATCCGCAGTCTGGGCGTCGATTTGGCTGCCGCATGCGGAACGGTCGCCGTCATGACTTCGCTGCGGCGGACTGCGATCGGAGATTTCCGTGTCGAGCAAGCTCACACGTTGGATGAAATTCGTGAAGGCGACGTGGAGGGGATGTTGCAGTCTCCACTGCTTGGTTTGCCGACGATGCCTCACGTTTGTTTGCGGGATGATGAATTGCTTCGGATTGAACAAGGTCAGATCCTTTCTTTGGATCCGTCGCCACTCTTTTCCGAAGCGGATGAAGAAATCGCAGCGATCGACGAAAATCAGCGACTGCGTGCCTTGCTTTGTCAGAAAGGGGGCGGTTGGCGAGCGAAACGAGGTTTCCCGCTAGACGCAGAGATTTCCTGCGACGGATAA
- a CDS encoding ABC transporter permease subunit/CPBP intramembrane protease, whose product MPASAGRLLRLCRKELRETLRDRRTIVTLVLMPLLIYPLLSMTMNRFLLARGGSVLSGEADQGTVFRVQLNSPEAAEYLDALLKDPRSQPPPEILAAAGGLPPAKFEFYQSDTGLPEDNLRSGDVDLVVENIDGQNDWIRVVALAGKEASQQARRILIERTKWYSAAVNKERLEAVTGLPVEPALRLETSDISSSKQMPLLATVVPLMLVLMTITGAVYPAIDLTAGERERGTIEMVIASPISRSSILFAKYVAVVTVALLTALVNLFSMFITLWAGGLLEHLLGKDAPFPWVAILQVLALLVLFSGFFAAVLLALTSFARSFKEAQAYLIPLMLLSLAPGVLSLLPGIELNGILAVVPLVNIVLLTRELLSGGVAAVPAVAAILSTCAYAAAALGVAARLFGSDAVLRGSELSIGSIFARPEKPRDVPTVSAAAMMLAILFPIYFVASNLLGGLAGNPDSGPTLSMGSMLIINAAALWVLIGGIPWFVALVSKDRLRTTFRLKAPSPLATFGAFVIGLGFWAFAAEAFLIMEKLGIRSLDLSQVASAREAAAQMQAVSPWVILLALAVTPGVVEELCFRGYLFSAFRKQLAGMKTVLVTAALFGLFHVLTGSVLQLERFVPSTMTGIVLGWIALRTGSVLPGMLMHITHNAFLMLLVRYESWFQSIGFHVQAEQHLPATLLLVAFGCVVAGFFMVRWGTRVPSIGNPAPDIALEGK is encoded by the coding sequence ATGCCTGCTTCCGCTGGCCGTTTGTTACGCCTATGTCGTAAAGAGTTGCGGGAAACGCTTCGTGATCGCCGGACGATCGTTACTTTGGTGCTGATGCCATTGTTGATTTATCCGTTGCTAAGCATGACGATGAATCGATTTTTGCTGGCTCGTGGGGGGAGCGTGCTGTCGGGCGAAGCCGATCAAGGGACGGTGTTTCGAGTCCAATTAAATTCCCCAGAGGCGGCAGAGTATCTTGATGCGCTGTTGAAGGATCCACGCAGCCAGCCACCGCCGGAAATTCTCGCCGCCGCGGGAGGTTTGCCACCGGCGAAGTTCGAATTTTACCAAAGCGATACAGGCCTGCCGGAGGATAATCTCCGCAGTGGAGACGTCGATTTGGTTGTCGAGAATATCGATGGCCAAAATGATTGGATTCGTGTTGTCGCATTGGCGGGAAAGGAAGCAAGTCAACAAGCCCGTCGGATCCTGATCGAGCGTACCAAGTGGTATAGCGCAGCGGTCAATAAAGAACGCTTGGAGGCGGTTACCGGACTTCCTGTGGAACCGGCCCTGCGATTGGAAACCAGCGACATCAGCAGTTCGAAGCAGATGCCGCTCTTGGCGACCGTTGTCCCATTGATGTTGGTGTTGATGACGATCACGGGCGCGGTTTATCCCGCGATCGATCTGACCGCTGGCGAGCGAGAACGCGGAACGATCGAAATGGTGATCGCTTCGCCGATTTCGCGTAGCAGCATTTTGTTCGCCAAGTATGTTGCGGTCGTTACGGTGGCCCTGCTGACGGCCTTGGTCAATCTGTTCTCGATGTTTATTACGCTGTGGGCAGGTGGATTGCTTGAGCACCTGTTGGGAAAAGATGCTCCTTTTCCGTGGGTGGCCATTCTGCAGGTTTTGGCGTTGTTGGTATTGTTCAGCGGGTTCTTTGCCGCGGTCCTGCTGGCGCTGACCAGCTTTGCCCGGAGTTTTAAGGAAGCTCAGGCCTATTTGATTCCGCTGATGTTGCTGTCGTTGGCGCCGGGCGTTTTATCGCTTCTGCCGGGCATCGAATTGAATGGCATTTTGGCCGTGGTTCCCTTGGTCAACATCGTTTTATTGACAAGGGAGTTGCTCTCCGGCGGGGTCGCGGCTGTTCCAGCGGTCGCGGCGATTCTTTCCACCTGTGCCTATGCCGCTGCGGCCCTGGGTGTGGCGGCACGCCTGTTTGGTTCCGATGCGGTTTTACGTGGAAGTGAATTGTCGATCGGGTCGATTTTTGCACGTCCCGAAAAACCACGAGACGTTCCCACCGTCAGTGCCGCGGCGATGATGTTGGCAATCCTTTTCCCCATATACTTTGTCGCTTCCAACCTTCTGGGGGGCCTTGCCGGAAATCCTGATTCGGGGCCCACCCTCAGCATGGGATCGATGTTGATTATCAATGCGGCCGCATTGTGGGTCCTGATTGGTGGAATTCCATGGTTCGTCGCACTGGTCAGCAAAGATCGATTGCGGACGACTTTTCGCCTGAAGGCACCCTCTCCCCTTGCTACGTTCGGCGCGTTTGTGATCGGGTTAGGGTTCTGGGCTTTTGCAGCGGAAGCGTTCTTGATCATGGAAAAATTAGGAATCCGGTCCTTGGATCTAAGTCAGGTTGCGAGTGCTCGTGAAGCGGCCGCTCAAATGCAAGCGGTCTCTCCTTGGGTGATTTTGCTGGCGTTGGCGGTGACTCCAGGAGTGGTCGAAGAACTCTGCTTCCGCGGTTATTTGTTTTCAGCATTCCGGAAACAATTGGCCGGGATGAAGACGGTTTTGGTCACAGCCGCCTTGTTTGGATTGTTTCACGTCCTGACAGGTAGCGTGTTGCAGTTGGAAAGGTTTGTCCCTTCCACGATGACCGGCATTGTGCTGGGGTGGATCGCTTTGAGAACCGGTTCGGTGTTGCCCGGGATGTTGATGCATATCACTCACAATGCGTTTTTGATGCTGCTGGTTCGCTATGAATCTTGGTTTCAAAGCATCGGTTTTCACGTTCAGGCAGAACAGCACTTGCCAGCCACCCTGTTGTTGGTAGCTTTCGGGTGTGTTGTTGCTGGATTTTTCATGGTTCGCTGGGGAACACGTGTTCCGTCGATAGGGAACCCTGCACCGGATATTGCCCTCGAAGGCAAGTAG
- a CDS encoding ATP-binding cassette domain-containing protein: MLQVHALEKTFPLEHGVVKAVDNLSFSVSPGQVYGLMGPNGAGKTTTLRMILGLLEPDSGEIEVDGFRGGEQTTEIKSRLGFVSAGDGVYPWLTVREMLLYFADLYGVDPPEAAERLKELADLMEITRFLDRRAGGLSTGQRQRVTLVRGLIHDPPVMLLDEPTRGLDVVGSQTIFEYISHLRSVGKAVVVCTHRLDEAERLCDSFGLLHEGRLRFEGSLQELQVQTKRQTLVEMFVDLLKPSEISAAS; encoded by the coding sequence ATGCTGCAAGTTCATGCTTTAGAAAAAACGTTTCCGCTTGAACATGGCGTTGTGAAAGCGGTCGACAATCTCTCTTTTTCGGTTTCACCAGGCCAGGTCTATGGTTTGATGGGGCCCAACGGCGCTGGAAAGACCACCACCCTGCGGATGATTCTGGGGCTGCTAGAACCCGACAGCGGCGAGATTGAGGTGGATGGGTTTCGCGGCGGAGAACAGACCACCGAGATTAAGTCTCGGCTGGGATTTGTTTCCGCGGGCGATGGTGTCTATCCCTGGTTAACCGTTCGGGAAATGCTGCTTTATTTCGCGGATCTTTATGGAGTCGACCCTCCCGAGGCAGCCGAACGGCTTAAAGAGCTAGCCGATTTGATGGAAATCACGCGTTTCCTCGATCGTCGTGCTGGCGGCTTAAGCACCGGGCAGCGACAGCGGGTGACTTTGGTTCGCGGTTTGATCCATGACCCGCCCGTGATGCTGTTGGATGAACCGACGCGCGGTTTGGATGTGGTCGGCAGCCAAACCATTTTTGAATACATCTCGCATCTGCGGTCGGTCGGCAAAGCGGTTGTTGTTTGCACGCATCGGCTGGACGAAGCGGAACGGTTGTGCGATTCTTTTGGGCTTCTCCATGAAGGTCGTTTGCGGTTTGAGGGGAGTCTGCAAGAGCTTCAGGTTCAGACAAAGCGGCAAACCCTGGTGGAGATGTTTGTCGACCTTTTGAAGCCGTCTGAAATTTCTGCCGCTTCGTAG